One stretch of Labrenzia sp. CE80 DNA includes these proteins:
- a CDS encoding MG2 domain-containing protein has translation MSFRYVLEVAKVGGRRLRPLLLECFAVGAFAALTLVAPAHAQERRIVTIEDADFFGGDYRTVKDVDLSGCEAVCLADNMCRAFTYNTSAGWCFLKSDFGQLQSFVGAIAGRVVSVEQPREDQQADRKADLGFLDRSLLETAETYSARLQQSPITTSLTADQLRREARQKILNKDGPIAEADFGALIALEPGDLEAWQGLAMAQLMQSPKDWQERQRKQENATSSSINAYLRSISAIERARSLDLIGSSLAARQQWKPAIKALRAALALDEIPGLRRRYDQMVAEHGFRILNHTVAADAAAPRICVVFSSSLPRNTDFSPYVSVAGQGTTSVETDGAQVCVDGVSHGERYRLSVRSGLPAADGEVLDKSVDLNIYVRDRAPSVQFIGRAYVLPAGGEPTIPIVSVNTSEVAAEIFRVGDRALAGVVRDGKFLRQLGSYQAEQLTDDLGEKVWSGTIETENSLNRDITTAVPLNEIGLDIKPGVYAMTARSKLDTQNKWGPLATQWFIVSDLGLSSLSGNDGIAVNVRSLNTAEAIAGVSLKLLAVNNEILGEVTTDDDGFGRFAPGLGRGRGGMAPSLVVAETQAGDYSFLDLRKPAFDLSDRGVEGRAAPGPLDVFAWTDRGIYKAGETVHAQALVRTSRAVAQEGLPLTFVLDRPDGVEHSRYLVQDAGLGGHLQDFSLDAGAQQGVWSWKVFVDPKGDALSQSTFLVEDYQPERVDFNLETSAESFSRSAATPVSVEARFLYGSPASGQTLEGDIIVTPTRELPSQPGYIFGLADDISYPTRETLPSGLKIDANGGLSFGVTLPEIAGITGLYKGELVARLVETGGRYVERRLNLPVAQDGEKIGIKPLFDGGVDEGGPASFNVILLGEDGAPRAAEGLSWTLSRIERRYQWYRTDGSWNYEPITTTKRVANGDLSIQAGQAGSLSLPVEWGRYRLEVQSGGPQATATSVEFSAGWYTADATSETPDHLDVGLDKKSYRPGETATLRLTSQLDGIAVVNVVSGGLLNSRTIEVEGGEAEVGLPVTEEWGAGAYVTASLYRPMDLENNRMPSRSVGLSWLKVEPGERDLDISLSATSTLRPSTTLEVPIEVAGLAAGTQAYVTLAGVDLGILNLTGFEPPAPEDWYFGQRRLGAEMRDLYGQLIDRTLGVRGKVRSGGDAMAMRLEAPPPDEEPLALFSGLVALNDDGKAVVRFEIPQFNGTLRLMAVAWTKEGVGHASQDVEIRAPMVLTASLPGFLAPGDVSRLQLEIDNVEGPAGVYDLTLSAEGPVGLDREGPQVRQLELGEGEKTLVRVPVSAFDEQGSATIIAALAAPDGTEVVKRMRLDVRDTQPDVVRRSSFTLAGGAGLSLDAGSFEGLRPETVSVKVTAGGAARIDVAGLLDALDRYPYGCTEQTTSRALPLLYLNQVATAAGLGDDPEIRERVVKAIQRVLANQSSDGSFGLWNSYSSYDPWLDAYVVDFLTRAREEGYHVPELAFETALDNLENRLAYASDFTEGGEEIAYGLYVLARNSRASMGDLRYYLDAKLGSFSTPLAKAQLAASLALYGETKRAEEGFRAATLALGERSRSGYRADYGSALRDGAGVLTYVSASDADSPDQSRASDFVKAAQEGRSYYSTQDMAWLLMAARELNEQATATKIAINGEETPGRLVWSFSGQTLEREITRIENRGREGNELLVSVSGQPLLPEPAGGTDYVIERQMFDLDGNLVDPGAVPVGTRLAVVLTVRALTDTPGRLMVVDRIPAGLAIDNPRLVRSGDIGALQWLKTVDQPEHAQFHGDRFEVSVDQTRTGGSELNFAYLARAVTPGNYAHPPASVEDMYRPERRAITSTERLAVLGPVR, from the coding sequence ATGTCGTTTCGGTATGTCTTGGAAGTCGCAAAGGTCGGTGGTCGGCGGTTGAGGCCACTGTTGCTCGAGTGCTTTGCGGTTGGTGCTTTCGCAGCGTTGACGCTTGTAGCTCCGGCTCACGCGCAAGAAAGGCGTATCGTCACCATCGAAGATGCTGACTTTTTCGGCGGCGACTACCGGACCGTCAAGGACGTTGACCTGTCAGGCTGTGAGGCTGTGTGTCTCGCCGACAATATGTGCCGCGCCTTTACCTACAACACCTCGGCCGGCTGGTGTTTTTTGAAGTCTGACTTCGGTCAATTGCAGAGCTTCGTCGGAGCGATTGCCGGCCGGGTCGTTTCAGTCGAGCAGCCACGGGAAGACCAACAGGCCGACCGCAAGGCAGATCTCGGATTCCTGGATCGTAGTCTGCTTGAAACGGCTGAGACATATTCTGCCCGTTTGCAGCAAAGCCCTATCACTACCAGTTTGACAGCGGACCAGCTGCGCCGTGAGGCACGTCAGAAAATACTCAACAAGGACGGACCTATCGCAGAGGCGGATTTCGGAGCACTTATTGCTTTGGAACCCGGCGACCTTGAAGCCTGGCAGGGGCTCGCCATGGCCCAGCTGATGCAGAGCCCAAAAGACTGGCAGGAGCGTCAGCGCAAACAGGAAAACGCAACATCCTCGTCCATCAACGCCTATCTGCGCTCCATAAGTGCAATAGAACGCGCGCGTTCTCTCGACCTGATAGGATCGTCTCTTGCTGCGCGCCAGCAGTGGAAGCCGGCGATCAAGGCCTTGCGCGCCGCTCTGGCGCTGGATGAAATTCCCGGTCTTCGCCGCCGCTATGATCAGATGGTCGCAGAACACGGCTTCCGGATTCTCAATCACACGGTGGCAGCCGATGCCGCTGCTCCGCGCATCTGTGTGGTCTTCTCGTCTTCATTGCCACGTAACACCGATTTCTCGCCGTATGTCTCCGTCGCCGGGCAGGGAACGACCTCGGTTGAGACCGATGGGGCGCAGGTCTGCGTTGATGGCGTTTCCCATGGCGAAAGATACCGCCTGAGCGTTAGAAGCGGTTTGCCTGCGGCAGACGGTGAGGTTCTTGATAAATCGGTAGACCTCAACATCTACGTCCGCGACCGTGCACCATCCGTACAGTTCATCGGCCGCGCCTATGTCTTACCCGCCGGCGGCGAGCCGACGATCCCCATCGTTTCAGTGAACACGAGCGAAGTTGCCGCAGAGATCTTCCGCGTCGGCGACCGTGCATTGGCAGGTGTTGTGCGCGACGGCAAATTCCTCCGCCAATTGGGAAGCTATCAGGCCGAACAACTGACGGATGATCTGGGCGAAAAAGTCTGGTCCGGAACGATCGAAACGGAAAACAGCCTCAACAGGGACATCACCACGGCTGTGCCGCTGAACGAAATCGGTCTCGATATCAAGCCGGGCGTTTACGCAATGACGGCCCGCTCCAAGCTCGACACGCAGAACAAGTGGGGTCCACTTGCGACGCAGTGGTTCATTGTCTCCGATCTGGGCCTTTCCTCCTTGAGTGGGAATGATGGCATTGCCGTCAATGTTCGTTCGCTCAACACCGCAGAAGCCATCGCCGGCGTGTCACTCAAGCTTCTTGCGGTCAACAACGAAATTCTCGGCGAGGTGACCACGGACGACGACGGTTTTGGCCGCTTTGCGCCCGGGCTTGGCCGCGGACGGGGCGGCATGGCGCCAAGCCTTGTGGTCGCCGAAACGCAGGCAGGGGACTATTCCTTCCTGGATCTGAGAAAGCCTGCTTTCGACCTGAGCGACCGTGGCGTCGAAGGACGCGCGGCGCCGGGACCTCTTGATGTCTTCGCCTGGACAGACCGCGGGATCTACAAGGCTGGCGAGACTGTGCATGCCCAGGCGCTTGTCCGCACGTCCAGGGCTGTGGCTCAGGAAGGCCTGCCCCTGACTTTTGTTCTCGATCGCCCCGATGGAGTCGAGCACTCCCGCTATCTGGTACAGGACGCCGGTCTCGGTGGTCATTTGCAGGACTTCAGCCTGGACGCCGGGGCACAACAGGGCGTCTGGTCCTGGAAGGTGTTCGTGGATCCCAAGGGCGATGCCTTGTCCCAGTCCACGTTCCTGGTCGAGGATTATCAGCCTGAACGTGTGGATTTCAACCTGGAAACCAGCGCCGAGTCCTTCAGCCGCAGCGCAGCAACACCGGTGTCCGTCGAGGCAAGGTTCCTTTATGGCTCCCCGGCGAGCGGTCAGACCCTGGAAGGCGACATCATCGTGACGCCAACCCGGGAGCTCCCCAGTCAGCCGGGGTACATCTTTGGTCTTGCCGACGACATTTCCTATCCGACACGCGAAACGCTGCCGTCCGGTCTGAAGATCGATGCCAATGGTGGCTTGTCCTTCGGCGTGACCTTGCCGGAAATTGCCGGGATCACCGGCCTCTACAAGGGCGAGCTGGTGGCAAGACTGGTGGAGACCGGCGGTCGTTATGTCGAGCGCAGGTTGAATTTGCCGGTTGCCCAGGATGGCGAAAAGATCGGCATCAAGCCTCTGTTTGATGGCGGCGTCGACGAAGGCGGTCCGGCCTCTTTCAACGTGATCCTGCTCGGTGAGGACGGTGCGCCGCGCGCCGCCGAAGGCCTTTCCTGGACGCTCTCGCGCATCGAACGGCGCTATCAATGGTACCGGACCGATGGCTCGTGGAACTATGAGCCGATCACCACGACCAAGCGCGTGGCAAACGGAGATTTGTCGATCCAAGCCGGACAGGCAGGAAGTCTGTCTTTGCCCGTGGAGTGGGGCCGATACCGGCTTGAAGTTCAGTCCGGCGGACCTCAGGCGACGGCAACCAGCGTTGAATTTTCTGCGGGTTGGTACACTGCCGATGCCACATCCGAGACGCCTGACCACCTCGATGTCGGCCTCGACAAGAAAAGTTATCGTCCCGGCGAAACGGCAACCCTGCGTCTGACGTCCCAACTGGATGGAATCGCCGTGGTGAACGTCGTCTCAGGTGGTTTGCTGAACTCGCGGACGATCGAAGTAGAAGGTGGTGAGGCAGAAGTTGGCCTGCCGGTGACGGAAGAATGGGGGGCAGGGGCCTATGTGACCGCGAGCCTCTATCGTCCCATGGACCTTGAAAACAACCGGATGCCGTCTCGGTCGGTCGGGCTTTCCTGGCTCAAGGTCGAGCCGGGGGAGCGTGATCTTGATATCAGCCTGTCTGCGACTTCGACCCTGCGGCCGTCCACGACCCTGGAAGTGCCCATCGAGGTGGCGGGGCTTGCTGCCGGCACCCAGGCATATGTAACGCTCGCCGGCGTCGATCTTGGCATCCTCAACCTGACCGGGTTTGAGCCACCAGCACCAGAGGACTGGTATTTCGGCCAGCGGCGGTTGGGTGCGGAGATGCGTGATCTCTACGGCCAGCTCATCGATCGCACACTTGGTGTTCGCGGCAAGGTTCGCTCCGGGGGTGATGCCATGGCCATGCGCCTCGAAGCGCCCCCCCCGGATGAAGAGCCGCTGGCGCTGTTTTCCGGTCTTGTCGCGCTGAATGATGATGGCAAGGCTGTCGTGCGGTTCGAGATACCTCAATTTAATGGCACACTGCGGTTGATGGCAGTCGCCTGGACGAAGGAGGGCGTTGGTCACGCATCTCAGGACGTCGAGATCCGCGCGCCGATGGTGTTGACCGCGAGTCTGCCTGGCTTCTTGGCACCCGGCGATGTTTCACGGCTGCAGCTTGAGATCGACAACGTCGAAGGTCCTGCAGGCGTCTACGACCTTACCCTGTCTGCAGAAGGACCGGTCGGTCTGGACCGCGAGGGCCCTCAGGTGCGTCAGCTGGAGCTTGGTGAAGGCGAGAAAACTCTTGTTCGGGTGCCGGTCTCCGCGTTTGACGAGCAAGGCAGCGCGACGATCATCGCAGCTTTGGCGGCCCCCGACGGCACGGAGGTGGTCAAACGGATGCGATTGGATGTGCGCGATACCCAACCAGATGTGGTTCGCAGGTCCAGTTTCACTCTTGCCGGGGGCGCGGGTCTCTCTCTCGATGCGGGAAGCTTTGAAGGGTTGCGGCCCGAAACCGTGTCGGTCAAGGTGACGGCGGGAGGCGCAGCTCGTATCGATGTGGCCGGTCTTCTGGATGCCCTCGACCGCTATCCATATGGCTGCACGGAACAAACAACCAGCCGGGCCTTGCCTCTGCTTTATCTGAACCAGGTGGCAACTGCCGCTGGCCTTGGGGATGATCCCGAGATCCGGGAACGGGTCGTCAAGGCGATCCAGCGGGTTCTGGCAAACCAGTCATCTGACGGATCCTTCGGGCTCTGGAACAGCTACAGCAGCTATGATCCCTGGCTCGACGCCTATGTGGTCGACTTCCTCACCCGGGCGCGTGAGGAAGGCTATCATGTGCCTGAACTGGCCTTCGAAACCGCCCTGGACAACCTTGAAAACCGCTTGGCCTATGCCTCCGATTTCACCGAAGGCGGCGAGGAAATCGCCTATGGCCTCTACGTTTTGGCCCGCAACAGCCGGGCATCCATGGGGGATCTCAGGTATTATCTGGACGCCAAGCTTGGCTCCTTCTCAACGCCGCTTGCCAAGGCTCAACTTGCCGCAAGTCTGGCTCTCTACGGAGAGACCAAACGTGCCGAGGAAGGTTTCAGAGCAGCAACCCTGGCGCTGGGCGAACGTTCAAGGAGCGGTTACCGGGCCGACTATGGATCTGCACTGCGCGACGGTGCCGGTGTTCTGACCTACGTGTCGGCATCAGACGCTGACAGCCCGGACCAGTCTCGTGCCAGTGATTTCGTGAAGGCTGCCCAGGAGGGCCGGTCCTATTATTCGACGCAGGACATGGCCTGGCTCCTGATGGCCGCACGCGAGCTCAATGAGCAAGCGACGGCCACCAAAATTGCGATCAATGGCGAGGAGACACCCGGACGGCTTGTCTGGTCATTCTCCGGCCAGACGCTTGAACGCGAAATAACCCGCATTGAAAACCGGGGTCGCGAGGGCAACGAACTGCTGGTTTCGGTGTCCGGCCAACCTCTGTTGCCGGAACCCGCCGGTGGTACGGACTATGTCATTGAACGTCAGATGTTTGATCTGGATGGCAACCTGGTTGATCCCGGGGCGGTTCCGGTCGGCACGCGCCTCGCCGTGGTCCTCACTGTTCGCGCCCTGACCGACACGCCGGGACGCCTGATGGTGGTTGACCGTATTCCAGCGGGCCTTGCCATTGATAATCCACGTTTGGTCCGTTCCGGCGATATCGGCGCTCTTCAATGGCTGAAGACCGTCGATCAGCCCGAGCACGCCCAGTTCCACGGTGACAGGTTCGAGGTTTCCGTCGATCAGACGCGCACTGGCGGGTCGGAATTGAATTTTGCGTATCTCGCCCGGGCCGTGACACCGGGCAATTATGCGCATCCGCCGGCGTCCGTCGAGGACATGTATCGGCCGGAGCGCCGCGCAATCACCAGCACAGAGCGCCTGGCGGTGCTTGGACCGGTTCGGTAA
- the parA gene encoding ParA family partition ATPase yields MAGHILTIAQQKGGSGKTTLAAHIAVALSKVADGPVAVLDVDPQGSLGTWFEAREELLGEEQTGLAFRTASGWGSRREAKSLARSHEFVVIDTPPKTDVEAKPAIDAADLVIVPIQPTPVDLWATGQTIQLAEREDTEAVLLFNRVPPRAALTQEMTEAIAKSGFETFEARLGNRTAFASSMGTGRTVMEVAPSGKASKEVAAFISELVQRFQPDNF; encoded by the coding sequence ATGGCAGGCCATATTCTGACAATTGCACAACAAAAGGGTGGTTCAGGCAAGACAACGCTGGCGGCTCATATCGCGGTTGCGTTGTCCAAGGTGGCGGACGGGCCTGTCGCTGTTCTGGATGTGGATCCTCAGGGTTCACTTGGCACATGGTTCGAGGCGCGTGAGGAGTTGCTCGGCGAAGAGCAGACAGGTCTGGCGTTTCGGACAGCTTCTGGCTGGGGCTCGCGAAGGGAGGCGAAATCCCTCGCGCGATCCCATGAATTCGTCGTCATTGATACGCCGCCGAAAACCGATGTCGAGGCGAAACCGGCCATCGATGCAGCCGACCTCGTGATTGTCCCGATTCAGCCGACGCCGGTTGATCTTTGGGCGACCGGGCAGACGATACAGCTGGCAGAGCGCGAAGACACCGAAGCAGTGCTCCTGTTCAACCGCGTGCCGCCGCGCGCGGCTCTGACACAGGAAATGACAGAGGCGATTGCGAAGTCTGGCTTCGAGACCTTCGAAGCACGGCTTGGCAACCGGACGGCCTTTGCATCATCCATGGGCACGGGCAGGACCGTGATGGAGGTCGCGCCCTCAGGCAAGGCCTCGAAAGAGGTTGCGGCATTTATCTCGGAGCTGGTCCAGCGCTTTCAGCCCGACAATTTTTAA
- a CDS encoding aldo/keto reductase: MKLVPLGRTGIKVSELCFGTMSFGGDADETTAAALYGACRDAGINFFDCADVYSDGAAEKILGRQIAHERDKLVITSKVWGKTGTDINSGGTNRRHVTRAIDASLTRLGTDRLDVYFVHRFDDQTPLEETLRGLEDVVRAGKVLYLGASNYAAWQVAKALGISAKEGWARFDVLQPMYNLVKRQAETEILPLAQSENLGVISYSPVGGGLLSGKYRPGVKPDGSRLAENAMYAARYGEEWIYETAERFTMFAEKMGVHPVSLAVAWVGGHDGITAPIIGARHTEQLKPSLQSINIDMSEELRSEISALSRTPPPATDRLEER; the protein is encoded by the coding sequence ATGAAACTCGTTCCCTTGGGACGCACCGGCATCAAGGTGTCAGAACTTTGCTTCGGCACCATGTCCTTTGGCGGCGACGCTGATGAGACCACCGCTGCGGCTCTCTATGGAGCCTGCCGGGATGCGGGCATCAATTTTTTCGACTGCGCGGATGTCTATTCCGATGGCGCTGCAGAGAAAATCCTGGGACGACAAATTGCCCACGAGCGCGATAAGCTTGTCATTACATCCAAGGTTTGGGGCAAGACCGGGACGGACATCAATTCAGGCGGAACAAACCGCCGCCATGTGACCAGGGCCATCGACGCAAGTCTGACACGGCTTGGAACAGATCGGTTGGATGTCTATTTCGTTCATCGTTTCGACGATCAGACTCCTCTCGAAGAAACCTTGCGCGGGCTAGAGGACGTGGTTCGCGCGGGCAAGGTTCTCTATCTCGGCGCCAGCAATTATGCCGCCTGGCAGGTGGCAAAGGCACTCGGTATCAGCGCGAAGGAAGGCTGGGCACGGTTCGATGTCCTCCAGCCGATGTACAATCTGGTGAAACGTCAGGCAGAGACCGAAATCCTGCCGCTGGCTCAATCAGAGAATCTCGGCGTGATTTCCTACAGCCCTGTGGGCGGCGGCCTGCTTTCGGGCAAATACCGGCCCGGGGTAAAACCCGATGGCAGCCGGCTTGCGGAAAACGCGATGTATGCAGCCCGCTACGGCGAAGAGTGGATCTATGAAACCGCTGAACGCTTTACGATGTTTGCAGAGAAGATGGGTGTTCACCCGGTGTCCCTAGCTGTTGCATGGGTTGGCGGACACGACGGGATCACAGCGCCGATCATCGGCGCGCGGCACACGGAGCAGCTAAAGCCGTCATTGCAGTCCATCAACATCGACATGAGCGAAGAGCTGCGCAGCGAGATTTCGGCTTTGTCCCGAACGCCACCGCCTGCGACTGACCGACTGGAAGAGCGATAA
- a CDS encoding dihydrofolate reductase family protein, whose amino-acid sequence MRKLAVLMFQTLDGVIQGPSSPDEDPSDGFTQGGWAVPYWEGVMAQVLVEAMDAPYDILFGRRTYDIFAGHGPGDGPENPAATKLHQARKYVVTSQGGSLEWNNSYVLKGGMISAVTRLKAENGPLLQTHGSGQLVHSLLAAGLVDELRLWTFPVVLGAGRKMFPNGSPLASFQTLKSVPVENGTVMTIYRSAGRA is encoded by the coding sequence ATGAGAAAACTTGCGGTTTTGATGTTTCAAACACTCGATGGGGTCATTCAGGGGCCGAGCTCGCCTGATGAAGATCCGTCAGATGGATTTACCCAGGGTGGCTGGGCGGTGCCGTACTGGGAGGGAGTAATGGCACAAGTCCTAGTCGAGGCGATGGACGCCCCCTATGATATTCTATTCGGTCGTAGAACCTATGACATATTTGCAGGACATGGGCCCGGTGACGGTCCTGAAAACCCTGCTGCGACAAAGCTCCACCAAGCCCGGAAGTACGTGGTTACCTCTCAAGGTGGCTCGCTTGAGTGGAACAATTCCTATGTCTTGAAGGGTGGGATGATTTCTGCTGTTACACGATTGAAGGCAGAAAATGGACCGCTTCTGCAGACCCATGGCAGCGGCCAGTTGGTTCACAGCCTGTTGGCTGCCGGTCTCGTCGATGAATTGCGGCTTTGGACGTTTCCTGTCGTTCTTGGCGCAGGGCGCAAAATGTTCCCGAACGGCTCACCTCTCGCCTCGTTTCAGACGCTCAAGAGTGTGCCGGTCGAAAACGGAACCGTGATGACAATTTACCGATCAGCTGGCCGTGCATGA
- a CDS encoding lytic murein transglycosylase: protein MRLEMLALTRKGVCLSGLISGLLALSGGLAAQAASIDSCVSTLKAQAVKSGVRPQVANQMLSGVSYDEKVIRFSTSQPEHKTQIWDYMAFLVDPQRIADGKKLLKQHHSTLSSVEKRFGVDRHVVLAVWGIESDYGQFRGDFYTPHALANLACAGGRRSKYFRGELIKTLQIASRGDVPHSDFRGSWAGAFGQTQFMPSTYISLAVDFDGDGRKDLVNSVPDALASTANFLKNAGWRNSRLWGFEVKVPKGYSGPSGRKKYASMSTWTKRGLKNIDGSKFKSKQDTALIRPAGANGPAFLVTRNFKALRSYNASTSYGLAIALLSQLVSGGEPFKTPWPTNDPGLSRAQRLELQKLLNRNGFDVGEPDGKVGPATRAGIKKAEARYGLPVTGRPGWTIYNKLGGR from the coding sequence ATGCGACTTGAAATGTTGGCTTTGACCCGGAAAGGTGTGTGCCTTTCCGGGCTGATATCAGGACTATTGGCTCTTTCCGGTGGCCTTGCGGCGCAAGCGGCATCGATCGACAGCTGCGTGAGCACCTTGAAGGCTCAGGCGGTGAAATCGGGAGTTCGCCCTCAGGTCGCCAACCAGATGCTCTCTGGCGTTAGCTATGATGAGAAGGTCATTCGCTTCTCGACCTCGCAGCCGGAGCACAAGACCCAGATCTGGGACTACATGGCGTTTCTGGTGGATCCGCAGCGTATCGCCGACGGTAAAAAACTCCTGAAGCAACACCATTCCACACTGTCGTCGGTCGAAAAACGCTTCGGTGTCGATCGTCACGTCGTCTTGGCCGTTTGGGGCATCGAAAGCGACTATGGTCAGTTCCGCGGCGATTTCTATACGCCTCATGCGCTCGCAAACCTGGCTTGTGCCGGCGGACGTCGTTCAAAATACTTCCGCGGCGAGCTGATCAAGACCCTGCAGATTGCCTCGCGCGGTGACGTGCCTCACAGCGATTTTCGCGGATCCTGGGCAGGTGCGTTCGGCCAGACCCAATTCATGCCTTCGACCTACATCAGTCTGGCGGTCGATTTCGACGGTGATGGCCGCAAAGACCTCGTCAACTCCGTGCCGGATGCCCTGGCATCGACCGCGAACTTCCTGAAAAACGCTGGGTGGCGCAACAGCCGCCTCTGGGGTTTCGAGGTCAAGGTTCCCAAAGGCTATTCGGGACCGTCGGGGCGCAAGAAATACGCATCCATGAGCACGTGGACGAAACGAGGCCTCAAGAACATCGACGGCAGCAAGTTCAAGAGCAAGCAGGATACAGCCCTGATACGGCCTGCCGGGGCGAACGGACCGGCGTTTCTCGTTACCCGCAACTTCAAGGCATTGCGGTCCTACAACGCCTCGACGTCCTATGGCTTGGCGATTGCCCTGCTGTCGCAGCTTGTTTCCGGCGGTGAGCCATTCAAGACGCCCTGGCCGACCAATGATCCGGGCCTGTCACGGGCACAGCGGCTGGAGCTGCAGAAACTACTCAATCGCAATGGCTTCGATGTCGGCGAGCCTGACGGCAAGGTGGGGCCGGCCACCCGTGCGGGCATCAAAAAGGCTGAAGCCCGCTACGGTCTTCCGGTCACGGGCCGCCCCGGCTGGACGATCTACAACAAGCTTGGTGGACGTTAG